AATCGCGGTATTTGGTTTATTCCCAGAGAATCAATTGTTAAACCGCACCGCGACAAGTCGGGTTACGAACCGGACATTATTATTTTAAATCAAGAAACTATCGGTACTGAAACGCGGTGGGAAACTGAATCAATTATTCAAAACGCGCTAACTGTCAAAGTAATAGTAGAGGTTGTTAGTACCAATTGGCAAGACGACTACTACGACAAACTTCGTGACTATGAAGGTATGGGCATCCCTGAATACTGGATTGTGGATTATGCTGCGTTGGGCGGGCGTAAATTTATCGGCAATCCCAAAGTCCCTACTATAAACGTCTGCGAATTAATTGACGGGGAATATCAAATCTCCGCATTTAAAGGAACAGACCGTATCGTATCGCCTACTTTCCCGCAATTGAATCTAACTGCACAACAGATTTTTGACTCGGTATTGTAGATTTAATCTTTATATTGGTAGCTAAGATTGTTTTTGAAATGCACTCTCTTTCGCTTGGAGGAGCGACGGCAAATAAGTCTAATATTGTCCGAAAAAATAGACCTCTTGCAAAAGTCTTGTAAGCGTGGGACAAGTAGGTTAGAGCTTTCTTAACATCTATGACTTACGAAAAGGTAAAGAACCTCAAGCCTGAAGAATTCAAACGCTTGTGTGGTGTGCATCCGGAGACTTTTACTCAAATGACCGAGGTAGTGCGATCGCGTTCAAAAACAAAGCTTAAAACAGGGCGACCGGGTAAACTAAGCTTGGAAGACCAATTGTTGATGACATTGGAGTATTGGAGAGAGTACCGTACCTATTTTCATATTGGCCAATCTTGGGAAGTCAACGAGTCAACAGCATATCGTATTATCAGAAAAATTGAAGATATTCTCATCAGTTCAAGAGAATTTTCTCTTCCTGGGAAGAAAAAGCTTTCCTACCCAAATTATCAAATAGAGGTAGTGGTAGTGGATGTTACGGAAAGCCCGATAGAACGTCCTAAAAAAAACAAAAACAATTCTACAGTGGGAAAAAGAAAAGACATACATTAAAATCTCAAGTTGTCGTAAACCAAACTACTGGAGAAATACTCTGTACCGCACATGGTAAGGGAAAAGAGCATGATTTTCGTATTTTCAAAAGCAGTAAAGTTCGGTTGAGAAAAGATATCGAATGCTTGGGCGATAAAGGATATCAAGGAATTCAGAAACTTCATGCCAACAGCCGAATACCAAAAAAGAAACCTAGGGGCAGTGAACTGAGTCGTGAAGAGAAAAAGAGTAATCAAGAGTTAGCCAAAGTTCGAGTAGTGGGTGAGCATATCAATCGAAAACTGAAAATATTTAAAATTTTGTCTGACCGTTATCGTAATCGTCGAAAAAGATTTGCTTTGAGATTTAATCTCATAGCTGGTTTGTACAACTATGAGCTTCGTCTCCCCAAAACTGAATCTGCTTAACTGACTTTTGCAAGAGGTCTAATAAATACAATTCAATCGGACAATAATCTCCCATTCATCTCCCATTCCGAATCGATAAATATCCTCCGCACGTACGCTCCTATCCAAATATAGCTACCAATAAAAACGTAACTAACAACTTATTATATAAAGTGTATAGCTACCAAATTGTCCAACGAATGCACCCATCGTATTCGTAGCCATCTCTACATTTCGAGGGCGCGTCTATCCCTTTCATCGCCATAAACATAAGTAGATATACATATAATCACCCTAACTGAGACTAACAGTAAGCCCATTAAAATCTCGAA
Above is a window of Tolypothrix sp. NIES-4075 DNA encoding:
- a CDS encoding Uma2 family endonuclease — its product is MTQTQTQTQTEPKLYTFDEFIEWYPEDSLIRYELHDGVIVEMPKPKGKHSKLTGFLIEELAITIREMGNRGIWFIPRESIVKPHRDKSGYEPDIIILNQETIGTETRWETESIIQNALTVKVIVEVVSTNWQDDYYDKLRDYEGMGIPEYWIVDYAALGGRKFIGNPKVPTINVCELIDGEYQISAFKGTDRIVSPTFPQLNLTAQQIFDSVL
- a CDS encoding IS5 family transposase (programmed frameshift) — translated: MTYEKVKNLKPEEFKRLCGVHPETFTQMTEVVRSRSKTKLKTGRPGKLSLEDQLLMTLEYWREYRTYFHIGQSWEVNESTAYRIIRKIEDILISSREFSLPGKKKLSYPNYQIEVVVVDVTESPIERPKKKQKQFYSGKKKRHTLKSQVVVNQTTGEILCTAHGKGKEHDFRIFKSSKVRLRKDIECLGDKGYQGIQKLHANSRIPKKKPRGSELSREEKKSNQELAKVRVVGEHINRKLKIFKILSDRYRNRRKRFALRFNLIAGLYNYELRLPKTESA